The following nucleotide sequence is from Streptomyces sp. NBC_00239.
CCGCCGACCACAACTGGCTTGAGTGGTCCCTCGACGGCGTGACCTGGACGAAGGTCGTCACCGGCGGCACGGCCGGCGTCAAGACGCTGTCCGTCACCCCGCCCAAGGACGGCACCCACACCCTCCAGGTGCGCGCGGTCGACAAGGCCGACAACAAGTCGGAGCCCGTCTCGTACACCTTCCACGCGGGTCCGGGCGGTTTCGTGCAGCCCGCCGAGGGCGAGCGCACCGCGCGTCGCCTGCCGCTGGTGGCCGAGGCCGACGGCGCGAAGTACGACAAGGTGTCGTTCTCGTGGCGCCGTTCCGAGGCCGACGCCTGGACCACCATCCCGGCCGGTGACGTCACCTCCGGCGGCACCCCGCTGACCGCGTGGCCCGTCCCGCTCGTGGGCGGCAAGAACGCCGGACTCGTCTGGAACGCCACCGACACCGTCAACCCCGACGGCACCGTGCAGATCAAGGCCGACTTCACCGGCCCCAACTCCGCCACCGGCGCCACCCAGCCGCTCACCGTCATCGTCGACCGCAACGCCTCCGGCGCCGCGACCGACGAGGTGGGCCCCGGCACGGTCAACCTCCTGACCGGTGACTACACCCTCAGCGCGACCGACCTCTCCTCCTTCGGCCTGACCGTCTCCCGCACGGCGTCCTCCCGTACCCCGGACAAGGCGGCCAAGCAGGAGGGCCAGGCGGCCGTCTTCGGCAAGGAGTGGGTCTCCGGCACGCTGGCCGAGGACACCGAGTCCGCCTACTCCCACCTGCGCAAGACCTCCGACACGGCCGTCACGGTCGTGAGCACCGAGGGCGACGAGACGCACTTCACCGCCAACGCGGGGAAGACCGGCTGGATCCCCGAGCCGGGCGCCGAGGACCTGACCCTGACGGGCGGCGTCACCGGCTCGTTCACCTTGTCCGACACCGAGGGCACGGTCACCGAATTCACCAAGCCCGACGCGGCCGCCACCACCTGGCAGGTCTCCTCGACCCTGCTCAACGGCCTGGCCAACACCGCCACCACGGTGGTCTCCGAGACCGTGACCGTGGACGGCAAGAAGCTGGCCCGCCCCAAGCGGGTCATCGCCCCCACCTCCGCCGTGAGCGCGGCCACCTGCACCGCCACGCCGTCCGCCAAGGGCTGCCGCGCGCTGGAGTTCGCCTACGCCGACACCACCACCGCCACCACCATGGCGTTCGGTGACTTCGCGGGCCAGGTGAAGGAGATCCGCCTGTGGTCCACCGAGCCCGGTGCGGCCGCCGCCACCGCCAAGACGGTCCAGTCGTACGCGTACGACAGCACGGGCCGGCTGCGCCAGGCGTGGAGCCCGCTGATCAGCCCCGCGCTGAAGACGGAGTACGCCTACGACTCCGCGGGCCGGGTCACCACCCAGACCCTGCCCGGTGAGCTGCCGTGGACCTTCACGTACGGCCAGGCCGGCAGCGCCGCCACCGCCGGTGACGGCATGCTGCTCAAGGCCTCCCGTTCCGGCCTCCAGCAGGGCACCACGAACGTCGAGCAGGGCACGGCCACGACCTCGGTCGTGTACGACGTCCCGCTGACCGGCGCCAAGGCCCCCTACGCCATGGGTGCCGGCGACGTGAAGGCCTGGGGCCAGACCGACGCGCCGACCGACGGCACCGCCGTCTTCCCGGCGGACGTGGTTCCCGCGTCCCACTCCGGCGACGTGCTCACGGCCGGCTCGTACGGCCGCGCCGAGGTCACCTACATGGGCGTCTCCGGGCGCTCGGTGAACTCCGCCGCTCCGGGCGGGCGCATCTCCACCACGGAGTACGACCGCTTCGGCAACACCGTGCGCGAGCTGACCGCGGGCAACCGCGAGGTCGCGCTCGGCGTCAGCGCCGGGGACCGCGCCGTCCAGGCCGAGCTGGGCATCGGCTCGCTCACCGCCGCCGACCGCGCGGACCTGCTGGCCACCCGCTCCGTCTACGACGACAAGGGCACGCGCGAGCTGGAGGAGTTCGGCCCGCTGCGGCGGATCGAGCTCACCGCCGACCTGAAGGACGGCGCCGCGGTCCTGGTGCCCAAGGGCACCTCCGTGACCGCCCGCACCTGGACGGTCAACGAGTACGACGCCGGCCGTCCCACCGACGGCACCGCCAAGGTCAAGGACCAGATCACCAAGAGCACCATCGGTGCCCAGGTGCGCGAGCACCAGACCGTCCTCGGCGAGGGCCGCACCACCCAGACGGTCTACGACTGGGCCAAGGGCGTCCCGACCCAGGCGATCAAGGACCCGGGCGGTCTGGCGATCACCACGACCACCGAGTACGACGACCAGGGCCGCATCACCAAGCAGCGGCTGCCCGGCGCCACCGGCACCGACGCGGGCACCCGTGTGACCACGTACTGGTCGGCTACCGGTACCGGCGCCTGCCAGGGCCGCCCCGAATGGGCCGACCTGGTCTGCTCCACCGGCCCGGCCGGTGCCATCACCGGCGGCGGCGGCAACCCGGCCCAGCTCCCGACCACCACCACCGAATACGACTGGTGGGGCAACAACGCGAAGCTGATCGACACCGCCAACGGGGTCACGCGTACCACCACCAACACCTACGACGCCGCGGGCCGCATCACCAAGGCGGTCATCTCCGGCGGTACCGGCCAGGCCGTCCCCGAGGCGACCACCGAGTACGACCCGGCCACCGGCAAGGCCGTCAAGGCGGTCTCCCCGACCGGCGGCACGGTCACCAAGGTCTACGACAAGCTGGGCCGCATGGTGTCCTACACGGACGCCGACGGCGGCACCACGACCACCGAGTACGACCTGCTCGACCGCCCGGTGAAGGTCGGCGACAACGCGCCGTCGACCGTCACCTACACCTACGACGCGGCCGTCGAGCCGCGCGGCATGGCCACCGCCACCACCGACTCGATCGCGGGCGCCTTCCAGGCGACCTACGACGCGGACGGCTCGGTCAGCTCCGAGAAGCTGCCCGGCGGCTACACCGTCACCACCACCGAAGACACCACCGGCGCCCCCCTGAAGCGGGTCTACACCCGTGACAGCGACGGCACCGTCGTCTACACCGACACGGTCACGGAATCCATCCACGGCCAGGTCACCGACCACAACGGCTGGTCCGAGCAGCTGTACGGCTACGACGCCACCGGCCGGCTGACCTCGGTGGAGGACACCGCGGACACGGTCTGCACGAAGCGCACCTACACCTTCGACAGCCGCACCAACCGCAAGTCCCTCACCTCCGCCCCCGGCACCCCCGGCGCCGACTGCCCCACCTCCGGAGGCACCACCGCCAACACGACGTACGACAGCGCCGACCGCATCGTCGACGCCGGCTACACGTACGACGCGTTCGGGCGCACCACCGCCCTCCCGGGCACCACGCTCGGCTACTACGCGAACGACCTCGTCCACCAGCAGATCGCCGGCACCAACCGGCAGACCTGGCAGCTGGACGCGGCGCACCGCCTGCGCAGCTGGAAGACCGAGACCGGCTCGGGCTCCACCTGGACCCTGACCGGCTCCAAGGTCAACCACTACGACGGCGACAGCGACAACCCGCGCTGGATCACCGAGGACACCGCCACCGGTGCGATCTCCCGCAACGTGGAGTCCGCCTCCGGCGACCTGGCCGCCACCACGAGCAAGACCGGCGACACCGTCCTGCAGATCACCACGATCCACGGCGACATCGCGCTCCAGCTCCCGCTGGACACCTCGAAGACGCCGGTGGTCCTCGACAGCGACGAGTACGGCAACCCGCGCGCCGGGCAGCCGGCCACCCGCTACAACTGGCTGGGCGCCAAGGAGCGCTCGACCGAAACGCTCACCGGCCTCACCCTGATGGGCGTCCGCCTCTACAACCCGGTCAGCGGCCGCTTCCTGTCGCTCGACCCGGTCTACGGCGGCGGTGACAACGCGTACGGCTACCCGGGCGACCCGGTCAACGAGTTCGACCTCGACGGCCGGTTCTGGGGCAAGGTCTGGAACTGGACCAAGCGCCACAAGGTGGACATAGCCCTCACCGCGGTCAGCTTCGTACCGGGTCTGGGCGCCGCCGCCTGGGCCTACCGGGCCTACCGCATCGTCCGCGTCGCGCGCGCCGCGAAGGGCATGAGCGGCGGCATCCGTGCCAGCCGCGCCACGTCCTGGCTGGCGGGCCGCATGTGGGTCGGCCGGGGCTCCCGCAGCTTCGGCCAGGGCCTGGGCCGCATCTCCCGCAACGGCCTGCGCCAGTGGCGGCGTCCGCAGTACAAGGCGGACGGGCACTGGAAGTCCAACTTCCAGTACCGCAACTCCGGCAAGGGGAAGTGGAAGAATAACTACCACGTCTACCACCGTCGCCCGTGGTGGCGCCGGTGAGCGAGGGAGGCACACGGATGAGCCAGGACCACGCCGCCCTGGACGGGCTCCTGGGCATCGGCGCCGACGCCGAGGGCCGCGCCTTCTACCTGCGCGTGGCCGCCGGCGACATGGCGTACGACCGGGGCGGGGAGACCTTCGACTACATCCAGGTCTTCCTGTACCAGGAGGCGGCACCCGGCCGGCCCGCGGACGCGAACGACATGTTCGAGACCGACGGTCTGGAGGAGCTGGCGGACGAGCTGCGCAGCGGCGTGCTCGACTGGTACGACGAGCGGCTCGAGTTCCGTACGCCGACCGGCGAGGAGCTGGAGACCATCCGCTCCGCGACCGGCTGGACGTAGCGACCCGGCCGCCCGGCCGCAGTGAATGACGACGGCCCCGGTACGCACCCACCTGGTGCGTACCGGGGCCGTCGGCGTTCGTGCCGGATGCCGGATGCCGGATCGGGCCGGCTCGGGAAGCCGTCGGCCGGTGGTGACGGCGAGCGCGGTGGCGGCGTCGCCACCGGCCGGCGCCGTGACCCACCGTCGGTGAAGCCCTCCGGCCCGGCCCCTTACCTTGCGGGGCCGGGCCGGACGGCGTTGATTTGTCCGGTTAATGCAGAGGAATACCCGTACGGCTTCCGGGGTTTACGGAATCGTTATTCACGTATGCACAACCTTTTCCCAAAATGAAAATGGCGGGTTAAGGTCCTCGAATGCTTTCCGCCGCTCATGAAAACGCAAGGGCCCGTCTCCCCGTCCCGGAGGGGACGGGTCCGCCCGGCATGAGCCAGGCCGGTGCCGCTTCGGCCGCCACGACCGCCGGCCCGGGTCCCGCCGCGCGGCCTGGCCCCCCGGCCTCCGCGGCCACCCCACGGGACCCGTACTTCGACAACGTCAAATACCTCGCCATCCTGCTGGTGGCGCTCGGGCACGTATGGCCCCAGGTGATAGAGGACAGCCGGGCCACCCGGGCCCTCTACATGTTCGTCTACACCTTCCACATGCCGGTCTTCATCCTGATATCCGGCTATCTTTCCCGGAGTTACACCGGGCGCCCGAACCAGATACGCCGGCTGCTGACCGGAGTGGCGCTGCCCTACGTCGTCTTCGAGGTCGCGTACACGCTCTTCGCGAGGTACGGGAACAACTACCCCGACAAGCCGATCAGCCTGCTCCAGCCCTTCTATCTGATGTGGTTCCTGATCGCGCTGTTCATCTGGCGGCTGACCACTCCGCTGTGGCGGACGCTGCGCTGGCCGCTGGCGGTCTCCCTGGTCGTCGCGGCACTCGCGACCATCACCCCGGACATCGGTCCGACCCTCGACCTCGTACGGGTCCTGCAGTTCCTGCCGTTCTTCGTGCTGGGCCTGTGCATGAAGCCCGAGCACTTCCGGTTCCTGCGCAGGCGCGGACCGAGAGCACTCGCCGTGCTCGTGTTCGCCGGCGCGCTCCCCTTCACCTACTGGGTGACGCCCAGTGTCCCGCTCAACTGGTTCTACCGGTCGAGGAGCGTGCAGGAGATCGGGCTGGCGTGGTGGCCGGGGCTGATGCGGGCGGGCGTGCTGTTCTGCTGCACGCTGGTGCTGGTGGCGGCGTTCCTCGCCCTGGTCCCCGGCCGCCGGTACTGGTTCACGGTGCTCGGCGCCGGCACCATCTGCGGGTACGTGCTGCACGGGTTCCTGATCCGCGGCGCCCAGTACGCGGGCCTCTTCGAGCACTACCCGTCGC
It contains:
- a CDS encoding DNRLRE domain-containing protein → MAVSTIYGAEAAVAQPAKRPAAVTKPTTVTASADIASARVAARLSGKRVEALSERTETSTTWVNKDGSLTSEIAAGPIRFRDAATGEWRNVDVALTEAVDGSVSSKAHPRGLRLAGKSGKKAASLAAAKSAPATDLVTLGEGDQAITLQWRGGLPKPVLDGTRATYENAVPGADVVVEATRTGFEQFVEVKAKPAAGFSYTLPLRTKGLKVTQQADGSVLFTDKKSKKTATMPAPVMWDATVDKVSGEHTRRAKVGLKVVKVKGGVDLVITPDAKFLADPATKYPVTVDPSTSTLGNLFDTYVQQGETVDWSNDTELDLGNPGTKNADGTWRTARSFITWNTAPVADALISSATLSLWNFHSGNTDCTAQPWELWTANNASTASRWTNQPSMVTKMATSTETKGNAACTADGWVNANATSLVQHWANNKWTVSGMGLRATDENNTKQWKRVNSANAASNPPKLTVTYNYRPKTGTKQEAGAPFFSYGGAYVVNTTTPTLRDTFVDANGDKVNGTFQIFDSATDTQVGNVIVSPWVNSGQPAAVTVPAGVLANGKTYKFRTNPYDGTHYNLGWSAWKTFTVDTAAPSAPTALSSTDYPSSAWVKGAGQAGNFTVTPPAADHNWLEWSLDGVTWTKVVTGGTAGVKTLSVTPPKDGTHTLQVRAVDKADNKSEPVSYTFHAGPGGFVQPAEGERTARRLPLVAEADGAKYDKVSFSWRRSEADAWTTIPAGDVTSGGTPLTAWPVPLVGGKNAGLVWNATDTVNPDGTVQIKADFTGPNSATGATQPLTVIVDRNASGAATDEVGPGTVNLLTGDYTLSATDLSSFGLTVSRTASSRTPDKAAKQEGQAAVFGKEWVSGTLAEDTESAYSHLRKTSDTAVTVVSTEGDETHFTANAGKTGWIPEPGAEDLTLTGGVTGSFTLSDTEGTVTEFTKPDAAATTWQVSSTLLNGLANTATTVVSETVTVDGKKLARPKRVIAPTSAVSAATCTATPSAKGCRALEFAYADTTTATTMAFGDFAGQVKEIRLWSTEPGAAAATAKTVQSYAYDSTGRLRQAWSPLISPALKTEYAYDSAGRVTTQTLPGELPWTFTYGQAGSAATAGDGMLLKASRSGLQQGTTNVEQGTATTSVVYDVPLTGAKAPYAMGAGDVKAWGQTDAPTDGTAVFPADVVPASHSGDVLTAGSYGRAEVTYMGVSGRSVNSAAPGGRISTTEYDRFGNTVRELTAGNREVALGVSAGDRAVQAELGIGSLTAADRADLLATRSVYDDKGTRELEEFGPLRRIELTADLKDGAAVLVPKGTSVTARTWTVNEYDAGRPTDGTAKVKDQITKSTIGAQVREHQTVLGEGRTTQTVYDWAKGVPTQAIKDPGGLAITTTTEYDDQGRITKQRLPGATGTDAGTRVTTYWSATGTGACQGRPEWADLVCSTGPAGAITGGGGNPAQLPTTTTEYDWWGNNAKLIDTANGVTRTTTNTYDAAGRITKAVISGGTGQAVPEATTEYDPATGKAVKAVSPTGGTVTKVYDKLGRMVSYTDADGGTTTTEYDLLDRPVKVGDNAPSTVTYTYDAAVEPRGMATATTDSIAGAFQATYDADGSVSSEKLPGGYTVTTTEDTTGAPLKRVYTRDSDGTVVYTDTVTESIHGQVTDHNGWSEQLYGYDATGRLTSVEDTADTVCTKRTYTFDSRTNRKSLTSAPGTPGADCPTSGGTTANTTYDSADRIVDAGYTYDAFGRTTALPGTTLGYYANDLVHQQIAGTNRQTWQLDAAHRLRSWKTETGSGSTWTLTGSKVNHYDGDSDNPRWITEDTATGAISRNVESASGDLAATTSKTGDTVLQITTIHGDIALQLPLDTSKTPVVLDSDEYGNPRAGQPATRYNWLGAKERSTETLTGLTLMGVRLYNPVSGRFLSLDPVYGGGDNAYGYPGDPVNEFDLDGRFWGKVWNWTKRHKVDIALTAVSFVPGLGAAAWAYRAYRIVRVARAAKGMSGGIRASRATSWLAGRMWVGRGSRSFGQGLGRISRNGLRQWRRPQYKADGHWKSNFQYRNSGKGKWKNNYHVYHRRPWWRR
- a CDS encoding acyltransferase family protein, whose product is MLSAAHENARARLPVPEGTGPPGMSQAGAASAATTAGPGPAARPGPPASAATPRDPYFDNVKYLAILLVALGHVWPQVIEDSRATRALYMFVYTFHMPVFILISGYLSRSYTGRPNQIRRLLTGVALPYVVFEVAYTLFARYGNNYPDKPISLLQPFYLMWFLIALFIWRLTTPLWRTLRWPLAVSLVVAALATITPDIGPTLDLVRVLQFLPFFVLGLCMKPEHFRFLRRRGPRALAVLVFAGALPFTYWVTPSVPLNWFYRSRSVQEIGLAWWPGLMRAGVLFCCTLVLVAAFLALVPGRRYWFTVLGAGTICGYVLHGFLIRGAQYAGLFEHYPSLSTPLGRVAVTAAMLVIMTLLCTPPVRRVMKCVTEPEMKWAFRRDAPASK